Proteins co-encoded in one Prevotella sp. E13-27 genomic window:
- a CDS encoding endonuclease/exonuclease/phosphatase family protein: MIKKFLFGLISGANIVTIALMLIVGYSDHISPEKYPLFACMGMVFPITLLANLLFIPVWVLLSWRRLLIPIIGFLLAYPAIRVYVPLHGKSTVPEGSLRVISYNVCGYGGNFKYEQAFDTIFNYFKAQQADIVCIQEDMSSKWLDTQKRYEEYFPYNDTTRISKSPKGTLNSVGIHSRYPILFKEEIPYESEYNGSVAYYLKINDDTVIVINNHLEHIHLNTKERSRYSEMISGEVARDTMETETVGIVKKLTIGMSIRAKHAEIIHKYIEDHSQYPIISCGDFNDTPISYTRHTMARGLTDCFVKSGCGFGISFNRKGFSFRIDYMMCSSHFTPYQCTVDDNMDASDHYPLLCWLKMTSKE, encoded by the coding sequence ATGATCAAGAAGTTCCTGTTCGGCCTCATCTCCGGTGCCAACATTGTGACCATCGCGCTGATGCTCATCGTTGGCTACAGTGACCATATCTCCCCTGAGAAGTATCCGCTGTTTGCCTGCATGGGCATGGTGTTTCCCATAACGTTATTGGCAAACCTGCTGTTCATACCGGTATGGGTGCTGCTAAGCTGGCGCCGCCTCCTCATACCCATCATCGGGTTTCTCCTTGCCTACCCTGCCATAAGGGTCTATGTGCCCCTTCACGGAAAGAGCACTGTGCCAGAAGGTTCCTTACGTGTCATCTCCTACAATGTATGCGGCTATGGCGGCAACTTCAAGTATGAGCAGGCCTTTGACACCATATTCAACTACTTTAAGGCACAACAGGCCGACATTGTGTGCATTCAAGAAGATATGTCTTCAAAATGGCTCGACACACAGAAACGCTACGAAGAATATTTCCCTTACAACGACACAACGCGCATAAGCAAAAGTCCCAAAGGCACGTTAAACAGCGTGGGCATTCACTCGCGATACCCTATACTCTTCAAGGAAGAGATACCCTATGAGTCGGAATACAACGGCTCAGTGGCTTACTATCTGAAAATCAACGACGACACGGTTATTGTCATCAACAACCACCTGGAGCACATACACCTCAACACCAAAGAGCGCAGCCGCTACAGCGAGATGATCAGTGGCGAAGTGGCACGCGACACCATGGAGACCGAGACCGTTGGCATCGTGAAGAAGCTTACTATCGGCATGAGCATACGTGCCAAGCATGCAGAAATAATCCACAAGTATATTGAGGACCACAGCCAGTACCCCATCATCTCCTGCGGTGACTTCAACGACACCCCTATCTCCTACACACGCCATACCATGGCGCGCGGTCTCACCGACTGCTTCGTGAAGTCGGGATGCGGTTTTGGCATCTCCTTCAACAGAAAAGGCTTCAGTTTCCGCATTGATTACATGATGTGTTCATCACATTTCACACCCTATCAATGCACCGTTGATGACAACATGGATGCCAGCGACCATTACCCACTACTCTGTTGGCTGAAAATGACAAGCAAAGAATAG
- a CDS encoding rhomboid family intramembrane serine protease: MFQNIPTVTKNLLLINLLAFVATLILEQQGIYLEVLGGLHFFASPYFHFYQFVTYLFLHGSFTHLFFNMFALWMFGCVIERVWGSKKYLFYYLACGIGAGLCQELVQFLTGSISLTIGASGAVYAILLAFGLTFPDERMFIFPLPIPIKAKWFVMGYVAIELFSAVNMPGDGVAHMAHLGGMLFGFLIIRYWQRHPYKQFDINAGRDFLNNIFKKKSDPFEHQKRQQQQQRQGRPETDMEYNERKQKRQAEVDRILDKIRMSGYDSLTKAEKKFLFDASNDK; encoded by the coding sequence GTGTTTCAGAACATTCCCACAGTAACAAAAAATCTGCTGTTGATAAACCTCTTGGCATTTGTTGCCACACTGATTTTAGAACAGCAGGGCATTTACCTTGAGGTTCTCGGTGGACTGCATTTTTTTGCCTCTCCCTATTTCCATTTTTATCAGTTTGTGACCTATCTGTTCCTTCATGGTTCGTTCACTCATCTATTCTTCAACATGTTCGCACTATGGATGTTCGGATGTGTCATTGAGCGTGTGTGGGGGTCCAAGAAATACCTCTTTTACTATCTCGCGTGCGGAATAGGTGCCGGACTCTGTCAGGAGCTTGTGCAGTTCCTTACGGGAAGCATAAGCCTCACGATAGGAGCGTCGGGTGCTGTCTATGCCATCCTCCTTGCCTTTGGCCTTACCTTCCCCGATGAGCGCATGTTTATCTTCCCGCTGCCTATACCCATCAAGGCGAAATGGTTCGTTATGGGCTATGTAGCCATCGAACTGTTCTCGGCAGTCAACATGCCTGGCGACGGTGTGGCCCACATGGCTCACCTTGGCGGCATGCTCTTTGGCTTCCTGATAATACGCTACTGGCAGCGCCACCCTTACAAGCAGTTTGACATCAATGCCGGTCGCGACTTCTTAAACAACATTTTCAAGAAGAAATCAGACCCCTTTGAGCATCAGAAGCGCCAGCAGCAACAGCAACGCCAAGGACGTCCAGAGACCGATATGGAGTATAACGAGCGCAAACAGAAGCGTCAGGCCGAGGTGGACCGCATTCTCGACAAGATACGCATGAGCGGCTATGACAGTCTGACGAAAGCAGAGAAGAAGTTCCTGTTCGATGCCAGCAACGACAAATAA
- a CDS encoding HU family DNA-binding protein yields the protein MNKTELVEKIAAGAGLSKVDAKKALDATLAAIKGALAEGDKVALVGFGTFAVNERPAREGINPSTKQKINIAAKKVAKFKAGAELNAAL from the coding sequence ATGAACAAGACAGAATTAGTTGAGAAGATTGCAGCTGGTGCTGGTCTCTCTAAGGTTGACGCAAAGAAGGCTCTCGACGCTACATTGGCAGCTATTAAGGGTGCTCTTGCAGAAGGTGACAAGGTTGCTCTCGTTGGCTTCGGTACATTCGCTGTTAACGAGCGTCCAGCTCGTGAGGGTATCAACCCATCAACAAAGCAGAAGATCAATATCGCTGCTAAGAAGGTTGCTAAGTTCAAGGCAGGTGCTGAGCTGAACGCTGCTCTCTAA
- the argH gene encoding argininosuccinate lyase codes for MKLWEKNYEVNAEIDRFTVGRDREMDLYLAPYDVLGSMAHITMLESIGLLGKDELPQLLSELKNIYALTQKGEFIIEDGIEDVHSQVELMLTRKLGDMGKKIHSGRSRNDQVLVDLKLFTRHQLRLVADDVKDLFDQLIAKSNQYKEVLMPGYTHLQVAMPSSFGLWFGAYAESLADDMLFLQAAYKMTNRNPLGSAAGYGSSFPLNRQMTTDLLGFDSMDYNVVYAQMGRGKTERNVAFALASIAGTMAKLAFDACMFNSQNFGFVKLPKECTTGSSIMPHKKNPDVFELIRSKSNKLQSLPYQITMMMNNLPVGYFRDLQIIKEVFLPAFDELRDCLHMTAYIINKIEVNDHILDDTRYDPMFSVEEVNRLAAEGMPFRDAYKKVGLDIEAGNFTPNKNIHHTHEGSIGNLCNDRICQQMTQVLNGFGFERAEAAEKSLLA; via the coding sequence ATGAAACTCTGGGAAAAAAACTACGAGGTAAATGCGGAGATAGACCGCTTCACCGTTGGTCGTGACCGCGAGATGGACCTTTACTTGGCACCATACGACGTGCTGGGGTCGATGGCACATATAACCATGCTTGAGAGCATTGGCCTGCTGGGCAAGGACGAACTGCCACAGCTGCTGTCGGAGCTGAAGAATATCTACGCCCTGACACAGAAGGGCGAGTTCATAATCGAAGACGGCATCGAGGATGTACACTCACAGGTGGAGCTGATGCTCACCCGTAAGCTCGGCGATATGGGTAAGAAGATTCATTCGGGCCGCTCACGCAACGACCAGGTGCTAGTAGATCTGAAGCTCTTCACACGCCATCAGCTGCGACTAGTGGCCGACGATGTGAAAGACCTCTTCGACCAGCTCATAGCCAAGAGCAACCAGTATAAAGAGGTGCTCATGCCCGGCTACACCCACCTGCAGGTAGCCATGCCTTCAAGCTTCGGACTGTGGTTCGGCGCCTATGCAGAGAGTCTTGCCGACGATATGCTCTTCCTTCAGGCAGCCTATAAGATGACCAACCGCAACCCACTGGGTTCGGCAGCAGGCTATGGCAGCTCGTTCCCTCTTAACCGTCAGATGACCACCGACCTGCTGGGCTTCGACTCCATGGACTATAACGTGGTATATGCCCAGATGGGACGCGGCAAGACCGAGCGCAACGTGGCCTTTGCACTGGCATCGATAGCCGGCACCATGGCTAAGCTCGCCTTTGACGCCTGCATGTTCAACTCGCAGAACTTCGGATTCGTGAAACTGCCAAAGGAGTGCACCACCGGCTCGAGCATCATGCCTCACAAGAAGAACCCAGATGTGTTTGAGCTCATCCGCTCGAAGTCTAACAAGCTGCAGTCGCTACCCTATCAGATAACGATGATGATGAACAACCTGCCCGTGGGCTATTTCCGTGACCTGCAGATCATCAAGGAGGTCTTCCTTCCCGCTTTCGACGAGCTGCGCGACTGCCTGCACATGACCGCTTATATTATTAATAAGATAGAGGTGAACGACCATATACTCGATGACACGCGCTACGACCCAATGTTCTCGGTAGAAGAGGTGAACCGCCTGGCTGCTGAGGGCATGCCTTTCCGCGATGCTTACAAGAAGGTGGGGCTGGACATAGAGGCAGGCAACTTCACCCCCAACAAGAATATCCACCACACTCACGAAGGCTCTATCGGTAACCTGTGTAACGACCGCATCTGTCAGCAGATGACACAGGTCCTGAACGGCTTTGGCTTCGAACGTGCCGAGGCTGCAGAGAAATCGCTGCTTGCATGA
- a CDS encoding GxxExxY protein gives MDTKELIETIIECAKRVRGQLTPGFEEKVYKNAMFIELRDCGIEVETEVPFNVYYKEHVVGSYKADIIANRKVIIELKATNALVPINEVQLVNYLTATGIDDGILINFGSEKIEIRHRTRLYKRKQ, from the coding sequence ATGGATACTAAGGAGCTGATAGAGACAATTATAGAATGCGCAAAGAGGGTTAGAGGTCAACTGACACCTGGTTTCGAGGAAAAAGTCTATAAGAACGCTATGTTCATAGAGCTTCGGGATTGTGGTATAGAGGTTGAAACCGAAGTTCCCTTTAATGTGTACTATAAGGAACATGTCGTCGGCTCTTATAAAGCAGATATCATTGCTAACAGGAAAGTTATTATCGAGCTCAAAGCCACAAATGCACTTGTGCCTATAAACGAAGTGCAGCTAGTCAACTACCTCACCGCTACAGGCATTGACGACGGCATTCTCATCAACTTCGGTTCAGAAAAAATAGAAATCAGACACAGGACTCGCCTTTACAAAAGAAAACAGTAA
- a CDS encoding SRPBCC family protein gives MAKFESTIKQVPYPQEAVYNNLSDLTNLEKVRDRVPEDKLQDFSFDKDTVSVSVPPIGKITIRICDREEPKCVKFESVDSPMPFHLWIQVLPVTAESSKMKVTVDADIPFMLKGMVSGPLQDGVEKIADALAMIPYRL, from the coding sequence ATGGCAAAATTTGAAAGTACGATAAAGCAGGTGCCGTATCCTCAGGAGGCGGTATATAATAATCTTAGTGACCTGACAAATCTGGAGAAGGTACGCGACCGCGTGCCCGAAGACAAGCTCCAGGACTTCTCGTTCGACAAGGACACGGTGTCGGTAAGCGTGCCTCCCATAGGCAAGATCACCATCCGCATCTGTGACCGCGAGGAACCGAAATGCGTTAAGTTCGAGAGTGTTGACTCTCCCATGCCTTTCCATCTGTGGATTCAGGTTCTTCCAGTGACTGCAGAGTCTTCAAAGATGAAGGTAACCGTAGATGCCGACATCCCCTTCATGCTCAAGGGCATGGTCTCTGGTCCTCTTCAGGACGGCGTCGAGAAGATTGCCGACGCGCTGGCGATGATTCCTTATCGACTATAG
- the pyrE gene encoding orotate phosphoribosyltransferase yields the protein MNSIKKLFAQKLMDVKAIKLQPNEPFTWASGWKSPIYTDNRKTLGYTDVRSFVKLELCHIIQSEFPEAEAVAGVATGAIAQGALVADQLGLPYCYVRPKPKDHGMGNQVEGELKKGAKVIVVEDLISTGGSSLKAVAALREYGVEVIGMVASFTYGFPVAEEAFREAGVRLVTLSDYNAVVEQAAETGYIKEEDKAVLAEWRKNPSEWGV from the coding sequence ATGAACTCTATTAAGAAGCTTTTCGCACAGAAACTGATGGACGTGAAGGCCATCAAACTTCAGCCAAACGAGCCCTTCACATGGGCAAGTGGATGGAAATCACCTATCTATACTGACAACCGCAAGACACTGGGCTATACCGACGTGCGCTCGTTCGTGAAACTGGAGCTGTGTCACATCATCCAGAGCGAGTTCCCCGAGGCCGAGGCTGTGGCAGGAGTCGCAACAGGTGCCATAGCACAAGGTGCCCTTGTGGCAGACCAGCTCGGACTGCCCTACTGCTATGTGCGTCCGAAGCCGAAAGATCACGGCATGGGCAACCAGGTGGAAGGTGAGCTGAAGAAGGGTGCCAAGGTTATCGTAGTAGAAGACCTCATCTCTACTGGCGGCTCTTCGCTGAAGGCTGTTGCCGCACTGCGCGAATATGGCGTGGAGGTCATCGGCATGGTGGCATCGTTCACCTACGGCTTCCCTGTTGCCGAGGAGGCATTCCGCGAGGCAGGCGTACGTTTGGTGACACTCTCTGACTACAACGCTGTAGTAGAGCAGGCTGCCGAGACAGGATATATCAAGGAAGAAGACAAGGCCGTGCTGGCTGAGTGGAGAAAGAATCCGAGTGAATGGGGGGTATAG
- a CDS encoding regulatory protein RecX, which yields MIEDIVFQRLSALCARGEHCQHDMTEKMKRWEVDEETQAAVMERLIKGRYIDDERYTRAFVHDKIAYNQWGRRKIEQALWLKHVDGDIVKAVLDDVDDEDYINALRPLLRQKEKSVKGRSDYERRMKLMQWAAGRGFTFDIIRQCMDTDGFEND from the coding sequence ATGATTGAAGATATTGTTTTTCAACGACTCTCCGCCTTATGTGCACGCGGTGAACACTGTCAGCACGACATGACGGAAAAGATGAAGCGCTGGGAGGTGGACGAGGAGACACAGGCAGCCGTAATGGAGCGCCTCATAAAGGGTCGCTATATAGATGACGAACGCTACACGCGTGCCTTCGTACACGACAAGATAGCCTACAACCAGTGGGGACGCAGGAAGATAGAACAGGCGCTATGGCTGAAACATGTGGATGGCGACATTGTCAAGGCAGTGCTCGACGATGTTGATGACGAGGACTACATCAACGCACTGCGACCACTGCTCCGACAGAAAGAGAAGAGCGTGAAAGGCCGTTCCGACTATGAGCGTCGCATGAAGCTGATGCAGTGGGCTGCCGGCCGCGGCTTTACTTTTGACATCATTCGCCAGTGCATGGATACCGATGGCTTTGAAAATGACTGA
- the prmC gene encoding peptide chain release factor N(5)-glutamine methyltransferase, which yields MTFKEFWEPLTAIYETGEAKAVARLVMEIRFGLSMTDVVCGKTGDETEMLVLQQRLLAAEPVQYVLGEAEFGGRTFHVEPGVLIPRPETYELCQWIVESEAEKADDKSRKKPLRVLDIGTGSGCIACTLAAELPEAEVTAWDISDDALRIAAENAKRTNVSVSFEKVDALNPPLLHREGSGVGLPELGLHIIVSNPPYICNKEAKDMERNVLDHEPSLALFVPDDDPLLFYRAIAQYACSALMPGGKLFFELNALYAEETRQMLRDIGFTDVELRNDQFGKPRMMKAVKR from the coding sequence ATGACCTTCAAAGAATTCTGGGAACCATTGACGGCAATATATGAGACGGGCGAGGCGAAGGCTGTTGCACGTTTGGTGATGGAGATACGCTTCGGACTGTCAATGACGGATGTGGTTTGCGGAAAAACGGGGGATGAAACAGAGATGCTGGTGTTGCAGCAGCGCCTGCTGGCGGCAGAACCGGTACAATATGTGCTGGGCGAAGCGGAGTTTGGCGGCAGAACCTTCCATGTGGAGCCAGGAGTGCTGATACCGAGACCCGAGACCTACGAACTCTGTCAATGGATAGTGGAGAGTGAAGCGGAAAAAGCTGACGACAAGAGTCGTAAAAAGCCACTGCGTGTTCTCGACATCGGCACCGGCAGCGGATGTATTGCCTGTACGCTGGCAGCAGAACTGCCTGAGGCAGAGGTGACGGCATGGGACATCTCCGACGATGCCCTGCGCATAGCTGCTGAGAATGCCAAACGCACTAATGTTAGCGTGTCGTTCGAGAAGGTGGATGCGCTTAATCCTCCCCTCCTTCACAGGGAGGGGTCGGGGGTGGGTCTGCCTGAGTTGGGTCTTCATATCATCGTAAGCAATCCACCTTATATATGTAATAAGGAGGCAAAAGACATGGAGCGCAACGTGTTAGACCACGAGCCATCGTTGGCGCTCTTCGTGCCCGATGACGACCCGCTACTGTTCTACAGGGCGATAGCGCAATATGCTTGTAGTGCCCTGATGCCTGGAGGAAAACTCTTCTTCGAGCTTAATGCCCTCTATGCCGAAGAGACAAGACAGATGCTTCGCGACATAGGGTTCACCGATGTGGAACTGCGTAACGACCAGTTCGGCAAGCCAAGAATGATGAAGGCTGTGAAGAGATGA
- a CDS encoding helix-turn-helix domain-containing protein: protein MDRSIVETNFEKVKGWNSCIPLGDDMLMIDNLTGVPFPTDARRMNFILMCLCTRGSVSFTLDENPLKLTAHHLFVVSERHVLDKYEATPDFEGLCLMVSLPFYNEIIRSVSDISALFLFAHNHPIFNLSEHDEKIFSDYYQLVKKKIVNTESHFRRDLVRTLMLAMFYDLGDVIYRFKQVKKVRVTRGDIIFTQFIKLVEDNCKRERRVSWYAQQIGITPKYLSEMVKQVSCKTPNEWIDNYVTLELRVILKNTTRNIKEIAKEMNFPNQSFLGKYFKEHVGMSPSRYRKS, encoded by the coding sequence ATGGATAGATCAATAGTAGAGACAAACTTTGAAAAAGTGAAAGGATGGAACAGCTGCATCCCTCTTGGTGATGACATGCTGATGATAGATAATTTGACAGGTGTACCGTTCCCCACAGATGCTCGTCGCATGAATTTTATTCTGATGTGCCTGTGTACACGAGGCTCTGTTAGTTTCACGCTTGATGAGAATCCACTGAAGCTGACCGCACACCACCTGTTTGTAGTGTCAGAGCGTCATGTGCTTGATAAATATGAAGCCACTCCCGACTTCGAGGGTCTCTGCCTCATGGTTTCACTACCTTTTTATAATGAGATAATCCGTAGTGTGAGCGACATATCAGCTTTGTTCCTCTTTGCTCACAACCACCCAATCTTCAATCTCTCTGAGCATGATGAGAAGATTTTCAGTGACTACTATCAGCTGGTGAAGAAGAAGATTGTTAATACTGAAAGCCATTTCCGTCGTGACCTTGTGCGCACTCTTATGCTTGCTATGTTCTACGACCTTGGCGATGTAATCTATCGTTTCAAACAAGTAAAGAAGGTTCGTGTCACTCGTGGTGATATCATCTTTACTCAATTCATAAAGCTCGTTGAGGATAACTGCAAGAGGGAGCGTCGCGTAAGCTGGTATGCCCAGCAGATAGGCATCACTCCGAAATATCTCTCTGAGATGGTTAAGCAGGTGAGCTGTAAGACTCCTAACGAATGGATTGACAACTATGTGACACTTGAGCTTCGTGTCATTCTTAAGAACACAACACGCAACATAAAGGAAATTGCCAAGGAGATGAACTTCCCCAACCAGTCGTTCCTCGGCAAGTACTTCAAGGAGCATGTCGGCATGAGTCCTTCGCGTTATCGCAAGTCATAA
- a CDS encoding C10 family peptidase, with protein MRRLHLTILLAAIFSFTIETMAQTGGSAGVVRVKPKVESFTTTVNGTARQGEPFTVVYTLSANSWKGGHRPRQGKGFQIKDVDYVTIRSKPFMQLNTKVTYVTSLSGEQELPGMSIQVGDSIYTSERKTVNIVPNADYGEEMMAAHQWLLKEGKNPDSLCLTMDNADKDFLLFADKRNQAFCIIGRKQIWPLIGQPVMAYGTDNAISINGTDRNYNSIILHFRQQIEALKNTPKNFASSTKKVYEPKHHAVEPLLRNRRWGQLGPYNMMSPTYDNKKTLVGCVPLALALVLDYHRWPETGQSNVYYQTNSDKVYNVDYTTFKPQWETFKDSYNNRDSTADIANLSKTLVMLGLAIDATFREGSTSANLGNVKPVLCNNLGYSGRATFYERGCSEEDIAAVIYRNLDNHQPCLVSNDGHVFVCDGYKDDFLHYNLGWFGNFNGYYRMKLGNYDKPANKNLLLVKYLVADIIPQKGEIKREVTLQKAGTLAQLLTAEGQRSITQLTISGPLNSADIRLLRRMAGAFDEEASAADWDGGSLKHLNLKEATIVNDKEPYLTERATGVWTHWETDNSGKSKTVKYSFATMTEKEWKGFKRDIGDKQEGRFYTRSNDNSYWTHYTSQKNVIGENMFARCSSLHSIILPQSTTEIGDYAFMRCISLKKITIPQKTETLGKKAFLNCTSLEKVLAPAKMQTKGVACDKCSPILRSITRY; from the coding sequence ATGAGAAGACTACACCTCACCATCCTGCTCGCTGCCATATTCTCATTCACTATAGAGACGATGGCACAAACAGGTGGGAGTGCAGGTGTGGTAAGGGTAAAACCAAAAGTAGAGAGTTTCACAACAACGGTAAACGGCACAGCACGTCAGGGCGAGCCGTTTACCGTTGTCTATACCCTTTCAGCCAACTCATGGAAGGGAGGACACAGGCCGCGGCAAGGCAAGGGCTTCCAGATAAAGGATGTCGATTATGTCACCATTAGAAGCAAACCGTTCATGCAGCTGAACACAAAGGTGACCTACGTCACATCGCTCAGCGGAGAACAGGAACTGCCAGGCATGTCAATACAGGTGGGCGACTCCATCTACACATCAGAGAGAAAAACCGTCAACATCGTTCCCAATGCCGACTATGGCGAAGAGATGATGGCTGCCCACCAGTGGCTGCTGAAAGAAGGCAAGAACCCCGACTCGCTTTGTCTCACTATGGACAATGCCGATAAAGACTTCCTGCTGTTTGCCGACAAGCGTAACCAAGCGTTCTGCATCATCGGCAGAAAACAGATATGGCCGCTCATAGGACAGCCAGTGATGGCATACGGCACTGACAACGCCATCTCAATCAATGGCACAGACCGCAACTACAACAGCATCATACTGCACTTCCGTCAGCAGATAGAAGCGCTGAAGAACACACCAAAGAACTTCGCGTCGTCAACAAAAAAGGTCTATGAGCCCAAACACCATGCCGTGGAGCCTCTGCTCAGAAACAGACGATGGGGTCAGCTCGGGCCTTACAACATGATGAGCCCTACATACGACAACAAGAAAACACTCGTTGGCTGTGTGCCATTGGCACTGGCATTGGTGCTCGACTATCACCGCTGGCCAGAGACAGGACAGTCAAACGTGTACTATCAGACCAACAGCGACAAGGTCTATAACGTTGACTACACCACCTTCAAGCCACAATGGGAAACCTTCAAGGACAGCTATAACAACAGGGACAGCACAGCCGACATAGCCAACCTGTCAAAGACGCTCGTGATGCTCGGGCTCGCCATTGATGCAACATTCCGTGAAGGAAGCACATCGGCAAACCTGGGGAACGTTAAGCCAGTGCTGTGCAACAACCTCGGCTATTCCGGACGCGCCACATTCTATGAGAGAGGATGCTCCGAGGAAGACATCGCGGCTGTCATTTACCGCAATCTTGACAACCATCAGCCATGCCTCGTATCAAACGATGGCCATGTCTTCGTATGCGACGGATATAAGGACGACTTTCTCCACTATAACCTTGGATGGTTCGGCAACTTCAACGGCTACTACCGCATGAAGCTCGGCAACTATGACAAGCCTGCCAACAAGAATCTATTACTCGTGAAATATCTCGTTGCCGACATCATCCCACAGAAAGGAGAGATAAAACGCGAGGTGACACTCCAAAAAGCCGGCACACTCGCACAACTGCTTACCGCAGAGGGACAACGCAGCATAACGCAGCTCACCATCAGCGGTCCACTGAACAGTGCCGACATAAGACTGCTCCGCAGGATGGCAGGCGCCTTTGACGAAGAGGCATCAGCAGCAGACTGGGACGGCGGCTCACTAAAACACCTGAATCTAAAGGAGGCCACCATTGTCAACGATAAAGAGCCATATCTCACCGAGCGTGCCACAGGCGTATGGACTCACTGGGAGACCGACAATTCCGGCAAGAGCAAAACCGTTAAATACAGCTTCGCCACAATGACCGAGAAGGAATGGAAAGGCTTCAAAAGAGACATTGGCGACAAACAGGAAGGCCGCTTCTATACACGTTCCAACGATAACAGCTACTGGACTCACTACACAAGCCAGAAGAATGTCATCGGAGAAAACATGTTCGCTCGCTGTTCATCACTCCACAGCATCATTCTTCCACAATCCACAACAGAGATTGGCGACTATGCTTTCATGCGATGCATCTCCCTGAAGAAAATAACAATACCACAAAAGACGGAGACTCTCGGCAAGAAGGCTTTCCTCAACTGCACCTCATTGGAAAAAGTCCTTGCCCCCGCTAAAATGCAAACAAAAGGAGTAGCGTGCGACAAATGCTCACCCATACTCCGCAGCATCACCCGGTATTAA